Part of the Candidatus Eisenbacteria bacterium genome, ACCGCGCGGTTGCGCTTCGTCGCTTCCGACTACCCGGGCGGCTCGCTCGTGGAGGCTGGCGTGGACGACGTGCGGCTGCTGTTGACGGGCGTGGTCGGCGCTCCCGAGACGAATGCCGGGCCTTCGGTCTTCTCGCTCCTCCAGTGCCGGCCGAACCCTTGCGGAGCGGCGGGGACTTCGATCGGCTTCTCCCTCGCCAGTCCGGGAATCGCGCGCCTCGATCTCTATGACATCCAGGGCCGGGCGGTGCGCAGGCTCCTCGACGGGCCGAGGCCGGCCGGCTTGCAGTCGGTCCTCTGGGACGGAAGGGATGAGAGCGGGGCGGCCGCGCCTTCGGGGATCTACCTCTACCGCCTGCGGGCGGGCGGACGGAACGAGGTCAGAAAGCTCATCCGGATCGAGTAGGTGGGGCTTGAGATTGGACGGAGCGATCCGATACGATCCCCAAGGTCGCTCGAGAAACCGGACTAGGCCAGTAGCTCAATTGGCAGAGCAACGGTCTCCAAAACCGTAGGTTGGGGGTTCGAGTCCCTCCTGGCCTGCCACCTTGGCGGCGAAGCGCGCAATCACGGAAACGGAGCCCCGGCTAGGGATGGCTGAGGAAAGCATCTCGTTGCCCAGGACGGTGGCCATGGTTCTCGCCGGCGGCCGCGTGGGCGAGTTTTCAGTCCTTACGCTCGACCGCCCCAAGTCGGCGATCCCCTTCGGCGGCCACTACAGGATCATCGACTTCCCCCTCTCGAACCTGATGCACGCCGGGATCAACCAGGTGGGGATCCTCTCCCAGTACCGTCCCTCGAGCCTGATCGATCACGTCGGCGTCGGGGAGAGCTGGGACTTCGTCGGACTGGAGCGCGGCGCCAAGATGCTCCCCCCCTTCCGGGGCGCGGAGGCCTCCGACTGGTACCGGGGAAACGCGGACGCGGTCTACAGGAATCTGAACTTCCTCCACGACAACGGCGCGGAGCTGGCCCTGATCGTCTCGGGCGATCACATCTACAGGATGGACTACCGCGAGATCATCCGCTTCCACCTGGAGCGGGGAGCCGACCTGACGATCGCCTTCAAGCGGATGGGATCGCTCGTCCACCAGCGGTTCGGCTACGGGGAGATGGACTCCGACGGAAGGCTCGTGGGCTACGAGG contains:
- a CDS encoding T9SS type A sorting domain-containing protein, giving the protein TARLRFVASDYPGGSLVEAGVDDVRLLLTGVVGAPETNAGPSVFSLLQCRPNPCGAAGTSIGFSLASPGIARLDLYDIQGRAVRRLLDGPRPAGLQSVLWDGRDESGAAAPSGIYLYRLRAGGRNEVRKLIRIE